In a genomic window of Streptomyces sp. NBC_01142:
- a CDS encoding VOC family protein — MEILGATLRICVDDLEASAAFYERLTGTTPLRFERAGVSAAAVGCFLLMSGPESELEVLRKVTATIAVKDVDDAYATLCEVGARIIAGPVATPVGRNLIAVHPDGSVFEYVDRKAAE, encoded by the coding sequence ATGGAGATCCTCGGAGCCACGCTGCGTATCTGCGTCGACGATCTGGAGGCCTCGGCAGCCTTCTACGAACGCCTCACCGGCACCACGCCGCTGCGCTTCGAACGCGCCGGGGTCTCGGCCGCCGCGGTCGGCTGCTTCCTGCTGATGAGCGGCCCCGAGTCGGAGCTGGAGGTGCTGCGCAAGGTGACGGCGACGATCGCCGTGAAGGACGTTGACGATGCGTACGCCACGCTCTGCGAGGTCGGCGCGCGGATCATCGCGGGGCCGGTGGCGACGCCGGTGGGCCGCAATCTGATCGCCGTCCACCCCGACGGTTCGGTCTTCGAGTACGTCGACCGCAAGGCGGCGGAGTGA
- a CDS encoding MBL fold metallo-hydrolase, with the protein MTEQTEQAEQAGRTGQVSQDGPAGRGGQPGTAGASGRGGQARPAGAAGRAGTAGGVRPHPRTRPLGELRHWPPSFADRLTTPLPGIRAMARLAREGAVRPGPDGLRDIPQLPFAPGPLPVVDTATVAATWAGHASWVLSIGGLTVLTDPVWSRRIFGTPARITPIGVRWEDLPRIDAVVISHNHFDHLDAPTLKRLPRRTPLFVPAGLGSWFRRRRFTRVTELDWWEGAELGGVRFDFVPAHHWSKRTLIDTCRSLWGGWVLTDPLEQSVYFAGDTGYGHWFKEIGRRHPDLDLALLPIGAYAPRWWLSDVHTDPEEAVCAFEDLGARNMAPMHWATFVLSAEPVLEPLSRVRTAWERTGRPREQLWDLPIGGSRLLAA; encoded by the coding sequence ATGACGGAACAGACGGAGCAGGCGGAGCAGGCGGGACGGACGGGCCAGGTAAGCCAAGACGGGCCGGCGGGACGGGGAGGCCAGCCAGGAACTGCGGGAGCGTCGGGCCGGGGAGGCCAGGCACGACCGGCTGGAGCGGCGGGCCGGGCAGGCACAGCAGGCGGCGTACGGCCGCACCCCCGTACCCGCCCCCTCGGTGAACTCCGCCATTGGCCCCCATCCTTCGCCGACCGCCTCACCACTCCGCTGCCCGGCATACGCGCCATGGCCCGCCTCGCCAGGGAGGGCGCCGTCCGCCCCGGCCCCGACGGACTCCGGGACATCCCGCAGCTGCCGTTCGCGCCGGGACCGCTGCCCGTAGTGGACACCGCGACCGTTGCCGCCACCTGGGCCGGACACGCCAGCTGGGTGCTGAGCATCGGCGGCCTCACCGTCCTCACCGACCCCGTCTGGTCGCGGCGGATCTTCGGCACCCCGGCCCGCATCACCCCCATCGGGGTGCGCTGGGAGGACCTGCCGCGCATCGACGCGGTGGTCATCAGCCACAACCACTTCGACCATCTGGACGCCCCCACCCTGAAAAGACTTCCGCGCCGCACCCCTCTCTTCGTCCCGGCGGGCCTCGGCAGCTGGTTCCGGCGCCGCCGCTTCACCCGGGTGACCGAACTCGACTGGTGGGAGGGCGCGGAGCTGGGAGGCGTGCGCTTCGACTTCGTACCGGCCCATCACTGGTCCAAGCGCACCCTCATCGACACCTGCCGCTCGCTGTGGGGTGGCTGGGTGCTCACCGACCCCCTGGAGCAGTCGGTGTACTTCGCGGGTGACACCGGCTACGGCCACTGGTTCAAGGAGATAGGCCGCCGCCACCCGGACCTCGATCTGGCGTTGCTGCCGATAGGCGCGTACGCACCACGCTGGTGGCTCAGCGACGTACACACCGATCCCGAGGAGGCCGTGTGCGCCTTCGAGGACCTCGGCGCGCGCAACATGGCGCCCATGCACTGGGCGACGTTCGTGCTCTCCGCGGAGCCGGTGCTGGAGCCGCTCAGCCGGGTCCGTACCGCCTGGGAGCGCACCGGCCGCCCGCGCGAGCAGCTGTGGGACCTGCCGATCGGCGGCTCACGCCTGCTGGCCGCGTGA
- a CDS encoding bifunctional phosphatase PAP2/diacylglycerol kinase family protein produces the protein MSEVYAQESTQLRERVAALLTGWDRQVLHGVAARRWPGADRVLPRLSRSANHGLLWFGAAAGMVALGRGPRSRRAALRGVASLALASATINTVGKRSVRRARPVLDAVPLIRQLKRQPFTTSFPSGHAASAAAFATGVALESRRWGAVVAPVAAAVALSRVYTGVHYPSDVLAGAALGVGAAFAVRGVVPTRSQLPAPGRPQAQAPALPRGEGLVVVVNERAGSADSAALVRDALPLAEIVQCTPEELSAELEKAANRGRALGILGGDGTINRAATVAVAHGVPLAVFPGGTLNHFAYDLGIESVDDTCRALAGGEAVRVDLGRFTPGPDGEEAGYFLNTFSLGVYPELVRIRERWSPRIGGWPAGVLAAARVLRGEHPLEAEVQGRRRPMWLLFAGNGIYQRMGPTPGHRLDLADGLLDVRVVHGGRLPGLRLLAAALAGPLSRSPVHAAHKLRHLRISGLAPGTPLAYDGEVSEAPPEFVVDKAVETLTVYRPQALL, from the coding sequence ATGTCAGAGGTCTACGCACAGGAAAGTACGCAGCTCCGCGAACGCGTCGCGGCGCTGCTGACCGGGTGGGACCGCCAGGTCCTGCACGGTGTCGCGGCCCGCCGGTGGCCCGGCGCCGATCGAGTGCTGCCGCGGCTGAGCCGCAGCGCCAACCACGGCCTGCTGTGGTTCGGCGCGGCCGCCGGGATGGTGGCCCTGGGGCGCGGGCCGCGATCGCGCCGGGCCGCCCTCAGGGGTGTGGCATCGCTCGCGCTCGCTTCCGCCACGATCAACACGGTGGGCAAGCGCTCGGTGCGCAGGGCTCGGCCGGTGCTCGACGCGGTGCCGCTGATACGGCAGCTGAAACGACAGCCGTTCACCACTTCCTTCCCCTCCGGACACGCCGCCTCGGCCGCGGCCTTCGCAACCGGCGTGGCCCTGGAGTCGAGGCGCTGGGGCGCGGTCGTCGCGCCGGTGGCCGCGGCGGTCGCTCTCTCCCGCGTCTACACGGGCGTCCACTATCCGAGCGATGTGCTGGCGGGCGCGGCGCTGGGCGTGGGCGCCGCGTTCGCGGTGCGCGGGGTCGTGCCGACCAGGTCGCAGCTGCCCGCACCGGGCCGCCCTCAGGCCCAGGCGCCCGCCCTGCCCCGAGGGGAGGGGCTGGTGGTGGTCGTCAACGAGCGGGCTGGCTCGGCGGACTCCGCCGCGCTGGTGCGGGACGCGCTGCCGCTCGCGGAGATCGTGCAGTGCACGCCCGAGGAGCTGTCGGCGGAGCTGGAGAAGGCGGCGAACCGAGGCCGGGCGCTGGGGATCCTCGGCGGCGACGGAACGATCAACCGCGCGGCGACCGTCGCCGTGGCACACGGTGTGCCGCTGGCCGTCTTCCCCGGCGGCACCCTCAACCACTTCGCGTACGACCTGGGCATCGAATCGGTGGACGACACCTGCCGGGCTCTCGCGGGCGGCGAGGCCGTCCGTGTCGACCTGGGGCGCTTCACGCCGGGCCCGGACGGCGAGGAGGCGGGGTACTTCCTCAACACCTTCAGCCTGGGCGTCTACCCGGAGCTCGTCCGTATCCGCGAGCGCTGGTCGCCGCGGATCGGCGGCTGGCCGGCCGGCGTGCTGGCCGCGGCACGGGTGCTGCGCGGCGAGCACCCGCTGGAGGCCGAGGTCCAGGGGCGACGCCGCCCGATGTGGCTGCTGTTCGCCGGGAACGGCATCTACCAGCGGATGGGTCCCACACCCGGCCACCGTCTCGATCTTGCCGACGGACTGCTCGATGTGCGGGTGGTGCACGGCGGGCGCCTGCCCGGGCTGAGGCTGCTGGCCGCGGCGCTCGCCGGGCCGCTGAGCCGCTCGCCGGTGCACGCGGCGCACAAGCTGCGGCATCTCCGCATCTCCGGGCTCGCACCGGGGACTCCACTGGCGTACGACGGTGAAGTGTCCGAGGCTCCGCCGGAGTTCGTGGTGGACAAGGCGGTCGAGACGCTCACCGTCTACCGTCCGCAGGCCCTGCTGTAG
- a CDS encoding class I SAM-dependent methyltransferase, whose protein sequence is MSKETAVYTHGHHESVLRSHRWRTAANSAAYLIGEHRPGLDLLDVGCGPGTISADLAELVAPGVVTAVDAAEDVLRRARESAAGRGLHNVRFAVADVHALDFPDNSFDVVHAHQVLQHVGDPVQALREMRRVCRPGGVVAARDSDYGAFTWFPQLPALEEWQELYHRVARANGGEPDAGRRLLSWARAAGFTDITATAATWCFATPDERAWWSGLWADRTTASVYAKLTVDGGHASAEQLAGIADAWRAWGCHDDAWFMVPHGEVLCRA, encoded by the coding sequence ATGTCGAAGGAGACCGCCGTCTACACCCATGGGCACCATGAGTCGGTGCTCCGCTCGCACCGCTGGCGGACCGCCGCCAACTCCGCGGCGTATCTGATCGGTGAACACCGGCCGGGTCTGGACCTGTTGGACGTGGGATGCGGTCCGGGCACCATCTCCGCCGACCTGGCCGAGCTGGTCGCGCCCGGGGTGGTGACGGCGGTCGACGCCGCCGAGGACGTACTTCGCCGGGCGCGCGAGAGTGCCGCCGGGCGCGGCCTGCACAACGTCCGCTTCGCGGTCGCCGACGTCCACGCCCTGGACTTCCCCGACAACTCCTTCGATGTCGTCCACGCCCACCAGGTGCTCCAGCACGTCGGCGATCCTGTGCAGGCGCTGCGCGAGATGCGGCGCGTCTGCCGGCCCGGCGGCGTCGTCGCGGCACGCGACAGCGACTACGGCGCCTTCACCTGGTTCCCGCAACTGCCCGCCCTGGAGGAGTGGCAGGAGCTGTACCACCGGGTGGCCCGCGCCAACGGCGGTGAGCCGGACGCCGGACGCCGCCTGCTGTCCTGGGCACGCGCCGCCGGCTTCACCGACATCACCGCCACCGCCGCCACCTGGTGTTTCGCCACCCCTGACGAGCGCGCGTGGTGGAGCGGTCTGTGGGCCGACCGTACGACCGCGTCCGTGTACGCGAAGCTCACGGTCGACGGCGGCCATGCCTCGGCGGAGCAACTGGCCGGCATCGCCGACGCCTGGCGCGCTTGGGGCTGCCATGACGACGCCTGGTTCATGGTCCCGCACGGCGAAGTCCTCTGCCGGGCATGA
- a CDS encoding MBL fold metallo-hydrolase, whose product MPVEVTWWGHATCTVEDSGVRVLTDPLFVRRLAHLRRRRGELPPAEAAVAEAVLVSHLHADHLHLPSLARLAPGTHLIVPRGAARSVPALKRLTGAGGLRVTEVSPGDEVRVHELGVRAVPALHDGRRLPLGPHRSPALGYVISGEARTYFAGDTGLFDSMAEDVGPVDVALLPVGGWGPYLGHGHLDAGRAAQALTVLAPRAAVPVHYGTYWPIGMDAIRPHEFYAPGEEFARKAARLAPQVAVHRLGHGERVRPEGAR is encoded by the coding sequence GTGCCGGTGGAGGTCACCTGGTGGGGTCATGCCACCTGCACGGTCGAGGACTCCGGGGTGCGGGTGCTGACCGACCCGCTGTTCGTCCGCCGGCTCGCGCATCTGCGCAGACGGCGCGGTGAGCTGCCACCGGCCGAGGCCGCGGTCGCCGAGGCGGTCCTCGTCTCCCATCTGCACGCCGACCATCTTCATCTGCCGTCGCTGGCCCGCCTCGCGCCCGGTACGCACCTGATCGTGCCGCGCGGTGCGGCACGCTCCGTGCCGGCGCTGAAGCGGCTCACGGGCGCGGGTGGGCTGCGGGTCACGGAAGTCTCGCCGGGCGACGAGGTGCGGGTGCACGAGCTGGGAGTACGGGCCGTGCCTGCGCTGCACGACGGGCGGCGGCTGCCGCTCGGACCGCACCGTTCGCCCGCCCTGGGCTATGTGATCAGCGGCGAGGCGCGTACGTACTTCGCGGGGGACACCGGGCTCTTCGACTCGATGGCCGAGGATGTCGGCCCGGTCGATGTGGCGCTGCTGCCGGTCGGCGGCTGGGGGCCGTATCTCGGGCACGGACATCTGGACGCGGGCCGGGCGGCCCAGGCGCTGACCGTGCTGGCGCCGCGCGCTGCCGTTCCGGTGCACTACGGCACGTACTGGCCGATCGGCATGGACGCGATCCGGCCGCATGAGTTCTACGCCCCGGGCGAGGAGTTCGCACGGAAGGCGGCGCGGCTGGCTCCGCAGGTGGCGGTGCACCGGCTCGGGCACGGCGAGCGAGTCAGACCGGAGGGCGCCCGGTGA
- a CDS encoding DedA family protein produces the protein MSAGLSEALGQLSEVVRRLPPESTQQAVGYPSLFVLVALGSLVPVVPTGAVVSSAAVVAFHQTTPLALLFVFLVASLAAFLGDVTLYWLGQRGVGSKNGSRWPAALNDRAAPDRLERAQRKLDEHGVTVLVLSRLVPAGRIPVMLACLLSRMPLRRFVRGDIPACLAWAATYQLIGILGGSLFDEAWKGVVVAIALALVIGGAPALWRRVRRSRGQQA, from the coding sequence GTGAGCGCCGGGCTTTCGGAGGCCCTCGGGCAGCTTTCGGAGGTCGTACGGAGACTGCCGCCCGAGTCGACCCAGCAGGCCGTCGGCTATCCGTCGCTGTTTGTGCTGGTGGCACTGGGTTCGCTGGTGCCGGTGGTGCCGACGGGGGCGGTGGTGAGTTCGGCGGCCGTCGTGGCCTTCCATCAGACGACTCCGCTCGCGCTGCTGTTCGTCTTCCTGGTGGCGTCGCTCGCCGCGTTCCTGGGCGATGTCACCCTGTACTGGCTCGGGCAGCGCGGGGTCGGGTCCAAGAACGGCTCGCGCTGGCCGGCGGCGCTGAACGACCGCGCCGCGCCCGACCGGCTGGAACGGGCGCAGCGCAAGCTGGACGAGCACGGCGTGACGGTGCTGGTGCTCTCCCGGCTGGTGCCGGCCGGGCGGATCCCGGTGATGCTGGCCTGTCTGCTCAGCCGGATGCCGCTGCGCCGCTTTGTGCGCGGGGACATCCCGGCATGCCTCGCCTGGGCGGCGACGTACCAGCTGATCGGGATTCTGGGCGGCTCGCTCTTCGACGAGGCATGGAAGGGCGTGGTCGTCGCGATCGCGCTCGCACTGGTGATCGGCGGGGCTCCGGCGCTCTGGCGACGGGTGCGGCGGTCACGCGGCCAGCAGGCGTGA
- a CDS encoding aminotransferase class I/II-fold pyridoxal phosphate-dependent enzyme → MQRTAPEGRGPVRYGPPAPEPGLPVLPALATILAAAAGQAAGEPPGGGTALREAACGYWRRRGLRSRPHDVVAASGAQPLLFALIGAYGGDVLMPRPCPASWTPQARLLGRPAYHVPTPAECGGVPDPYALLETVRRVRAEGGKPRLLLLSVVDDPTATVAPPETVLEACEAAVGEGLHIISDETWRDTLHRPHETVLLSPAEMYPGNVTVISDLAGALTPASWPVAVARFPLTEQGALRRARTLDILTALGAVVAAPVAAAAAHALGEPAPVRARVGQAAALHARVAAAAHRAVLVSGALARPPQAGRHLYADLGPLRTRLADRGVSDSMELEEYLTERLGAPVPGGHRFGDELGALRVRLATGPLLGATSEQRLESLTSPAPLELPHVAEALRIFATAFDELR, encoded by the coding sequence ATGCAGCGGACGGCTCCGGAAGGCCGTGGCCCCGTCCGGTACGGTCCGCCCGCCCCCGAGCCGGGACTGCCCGTGCTGCCCGCGCTGGCCACCATCCTCGCGGCCGCCGCCGGACAGGCCGCCGGCGAGCCGCCCGGCGGCGGTACGGCGCTGCGCGAGGCGGCCTGCGGGTACTGGCGGCGGCGCGGGCTGCGCAGCCGGCCCCACGACGTGGTCGCCGCCTCCGGGGCGCAGCCCCTGCTGTTCGCGCTGATCGGCGCGTACGGCGGGGATGTGCTGATGCCCCGCCCCTGCCCGGCCTCGTGGACTCCGCAGGCCCGTCTGCTGGGCCGGCCCGCCTACCATGTGCCGACCCCGGCGGAGTGCGGCGGCGTACCCGATCCGTACGCCCTGCTCGAGACCGTACGCAGAGTACGAGCCGAGGGTGGCAAGCCCCGGCTGCTGCTGCTCTCCGTCGTCGACGACCCGACCGCCACCGTGGCCCCGCCCGAGACCGTGCTCGAGGCCTGTGAGGCCGCGGTCGGCGAGGGCCTGCACATCATCAGCGACGAGACCTGGCGGGACACCCTGCACCGGCCGCACGAGACGGTGCTGCTCAGCCCCGCCGAGATGTACCCCGGGAACGTGACCGTCATCAGCGACCTGGCGGGCGCGCTCACCCCGGCCTCCTGGCCGGTCGCCGTCGCCCGTTTCCCGCTCACCGAGCAGGGCGCCCTGCGGCGCGCCAGGACCCTCGACATCCTCACCGCCCTCGGCGCGGTGGTGGCGGCTCCGGTCGCCGCGGCCGCCGCCCATGCGCTGGGCGAGCCCGCTCCGGTCAGGGCCAGGGTCGGGCAGGCCGCCGCGCTGCACGCGCGCGTGGCGGCCGCGGCGCACCGCGCGGTGCTCGTCTCCGGCGCGCTCGCCCGGCCCCCACAGGCGGGCCGCCATCTCTACGCGGACCTCGGCCCCTTGCGCACCCGCCTCGCCGACCGGGGGGTGAGCGACTCCATGGAGCTCGAGGAGTATCTGACCGAACGCCTGGGGGCTCCCGTGCCGGGCGGGCACCGGTTCGGCGACGAGCTGGGCGCGCTGCGCGTACGGCTGGCCACCGGACCGCTGCTGGGAGCGACGTCCGAGCAACGGCTGGAATCTCTCACCTCACCGGCTCCTCTGGAATTGCCGCATGTGGCCGAGGCGTTGAGGATTTTTGCAACGGCCTTCGACGAACTGCGTTGA
- a CDS encoding sulfite oxidase: MTPAPDRRDLLKLLAAAPVAAHFAAAAPAAAAPAASAPAAAASAAPGLPSARAEAGPGIVKPLPPEVFTLRGTNAETNFAALRSTGLHTPADRFFVRNHTSTPVLSESEWKLTVWGSGLSGRRPVEFSYGRLRSLPSVTRTALVECAGNGRIFYATQQGQDVAGTPWTLGSIGAARWRGVRLRDVLRQAGITSSAVDVMPRGLDDEFVGNGVNHGRVRRPLPVAKALDDVILAYEMNGEPLPYDHGYPVRVIVPAWIGIASIKWLGDIEVSAAPLSSPWTTEFYRLFGDAYPPGGSVPLGRQTLKSAFELPLGASLEAGVSHRLTGRAWSAAAPVSHVEISTDGGARWRRAHLRDTPRRDSWVRWTADWRPRRTGPAQLLARTTDRAGNTQPERTVHNTQGYLFDAVVRHPVTVV, translated from the coding sequence TTGACCCCTGCACCGGATCGTCGTGATCTGCTGAAGCTGCTCGCCGCCGCGCCGGTCGCGGCCCATTTCGCGGCCGCCGCACCCGCCGCCGCCGCACCGGCTGCTTCCGCCCCGGCCGCCGCAGCGTCTGCGGCGCCCGGCCTGCCCTCCGCTCGGGCTGAGGCCGGCCCCGGCATCGTCAAACCGCTGCCGCCCGAGGTATTCACCCTTCGCGGAACCAATGCCGAGACCAACTTCGCCGCTCTGCGCTCCACCGGCCTCCACACGCCGGCCGACCGCTTCTTCGTCCGCAACCACACCTCGACACCCGTGCTGAGCGAGTCGGAGTGGAAGCTGACGGTGTGGGGCAGCGGACTGAGCGGCCGCCGCCCGGTGGAGTTCAGCTACGGCCGGCTCCGGTCGCTGCCCTCCGTCACCCGTACCGCACTCGTCGAGTGCGCAGGCAATGGCCGCATCTTCTACGCCACCCAGCAGGGCCAGGACGTCGCCGGTACGCCGTGGACCCTCGGCTCGATCGGCGCCGCGCGCTGGCGCGGGGTGCGGCTGCGCGACGTACTGCGCCAGGCCGGCATCACCTCGTCCGCGGTGGACGTCATGCCGCGAGGGCTGGACGACGAGTTCGTCGGCAACGGCGTGAACCACGGCCGGGTGCGCCGCCCGCTGCCCGTCGCCAAGGCCCTGGACGATGTGATCCTCGCGTACGAGATGAACGGCGAGCCCCTCCCGTACGACCACGGTTACCCGGTCCGGGTGATCGTCCCGGCCTGGATCGGCATTGCCTCCATCAAATGGCTCGGCGACATCGAGGTGAGTGCGGCGCCGCTGTCGTCACCGTGGACCACGGAGTTCTACCGCCTCTTCGGCGATGCCTACCCGCCGGGCGGCAGTGTGCCGCTCGGCCGCCAGACCCTCAAGAGCGCCTTCGAGCTCCCCCTCGGCGCGAGTCTGGAGGCGGGCGTGAGCCACCGGCTGACCGGCCGCGCCTGGTCGGCCGCGGCCCCTGTCAGTCATGTGGAGATCAGTACCGACGGCGGCGCGCGCTGGCGCCGGGCACATCTGCGGGACACCCCGCGCCGCGACAGCTGGGTCCGCTGGACGGCGGACTGGCGCCCGCGCCGCACGGGTCCGGCCCAGCTGCTCGCCCGCACGACGGACCGCGCAGGCAACACCCAGCCCGAGCGCACCGTCCACAACACCCAGGGCTACCTCTTCGACGCGGTGGTCCGCCACCCGGTCACCGTGGTCTGA